A genomic window from Pseudomonas argentinensis includes:
- the argR gene encoding transcriptional regulator ArgR: MTAPRIGFLLWPSTKPLTLALAEEALSVAQRVHPEVVYEVAFLQAEEPAEGAWRLPGSSWAAGLEGYRKLFLLADEPPAAVAPALATALKQVARNGCCLGAVAAGVYPLAQLGLLDGYRASVHWRWQDDFAERFPKVIATSHLFDWDRDRLTACGGMAVMDMLLALLARDHGAELAGAVSEELVVERIREGGERQRIPLQNRLGSSHPKLTQAVLLMEANIEEPLTTDEIAQHVCVSRRQLERIFKQYLNRVPSQYYLELRLNKARQLLMQTSKSIIQIGLSCGFSSGPHFSSAYRNFFGATPREDRNQRRSNSPFELTSAPAERG; encoded by the coding sequence ATGACTGCCCCCCGAATCGGCTTCCTGCTTTGGCCCTCCACCAAGCCCCTGACCCTGGCGCTGGCGGAAGAAGCCCTGAGCGTCGCCCAGCGCGTCCATCCGGAGGTGGTCTACGAGGTGGCGTTCCTGCAGGCCGAAGAGCCCGCCGAGGGCGCCTGGCGGCTGCCGGGCAGTTCCTGGGCGGCGGGCCTGGAAGGCTATCGCAAGCTGTTCCTGCTCGCCGACGAGCCACCGGCTGCCGTGGCACCGGCATTGGCCACGGCGCTCAAGCAGGTGGCGCGCAACGGTTGTTGCCTGGGCGCGGTGGCGGCGGGGGTCTACCCGCTGGCGCAACTGGGGCTGCTCGACGGTTACCGGGCATCGGTACACTGGCGCTGGCAGGACGACTTCGCCGAGCGTTTTCCGAAGGTGATCGCCACCAGCCACCTGTTCGACTGGGACCGTGATCGCCTCACCGCCTGTGGCGGCATGGCGGTGATGGACATGCTGCTGGCGCTGCTGGCCCGTGACCACGGCGCCGAGCTGGCCGGCGCGGTATCCGAGGAACTGGTGGTCGAGCGTATTCGTGAAGGGGGCGAGCGCCAGCGCATCCCCCTGCAGAACCGCCTCGGCTCCAGTCACCCCAAGCTGACCCAGGCGGTGCTGCTGATGGAGGCCAATATCGAGGAGCCGCTGACCACCGACGAGATCGCCCAGCACGTGTGCGTGTCGCGCCGCCAACTGGAGCGTATCTTCAAGCAGTACCTCAATCGCGTGCCCAGCCAGTACTACCTGGAGCTGCGCCTGAACAAGGCCCGCCAGCTGCTGATGCAGACCAGCAAGTCGATCATCCAGATCGGCCTGTCCTGCGGCTTTTCCTCGGGGCCGCATTTCTCCAGCGCCTACCGCAACTTCTTCGGCGCCACGCCGCGGGAAGACCGCAACCAGCGGCGCAGCAACAGCCCCTTCGAGCTGACCTCGGCGCCTGCGGAGCGCGGCTAG
- a CDS encoding ABC transporter permease, with translation MIFDYTVIWDSLPLYFGGVLVTLKLLAIALFFGLLLAIPLALMRTSRSPWVNGPAWLYTYVIRGTPMLVQLFLVYYGLAQFAAVRESLLWPYLSNATFCACVAFAINTSAYSAEILAGSLKATPHGEIEAARAMGMSRAKLYRRILLPSALRRALPQYSNEVIMMLHTTSLASIVTLIDITGAARTVSSQYYLPFEAFITAGLFYLCLTFILVRLFKVAERRWLAYLAPRRS, from the coding sequence ATGATCTTTGATTACACCGTCATCTGGGACAGCCTGCCGCTGTATTTCGGCGGCGTGCTGGTGACCCTCAAGCTGCTGGCCATCGCATTGTTCTTCGGCCTGCTGCTGGCCATTCCGCTGGCGCTGATGCGCACCTCACGCTCGCCCTGGGTCAACGGCCCGGCCTGGCTGTACACCTATGTGATTCGTGGCACGCCGATGCTGGTGCAGTTGTTTCTCGTCTATTACGGCCTGGCCCAGTTCGCGGCGGTGCGCGAGAGCCTGCTGTGGCCTTACCTGTCCAACGCCACCTTCTGCGCCTGCGTAGCGTTCGCCATCAATACCAGCGCCTACAGCGCCGAGATCCTGGCCGGCAGCCTCAAGGCCACGCCCCATGGAGAGATCGAGGCGGCCAGGGCCATGGGCATGTCGCGGGCCAAGCTGTACCGCCGCATTCTCCTGCCGTCGGCACTGCGCCGCGCGCTGCCGCAGTACAGCAACGAAGTGATCATGATGCTGCACACCACCAGCCTGGCGTCGATCGTCACCCTGATCGACATCACCGGCGCGGCGCGCACCGTCAGCTCCCAGTACTACCTGCCGTTCGAGGCGTTCATCACCGCCGGCCTGTTCTACCTGTGCCTGACCTTCATCCTGGTGCGCCTGTTCAAGGTGGCCGAGCGTCGCTGGCTGGCCTACCTGGCCCCGCGACGTTCCTGA
- a CDS encoding EAL domain-containing protein: MPFSTLRSRGRARRLSTSLSVAALPLLLGMPLMYWQAATLLTDRAQKSALGAQAQLEGVLDNAAQAANAVVELAGRSCTEVEPQLRREATASPFARSVNLVHDGIIYCTSLMGPYDIAEEPAAYSDGRLRLMPGNPVTPERAVLVYRQSDANGSVLIGIDGQHLNNLLQVNGQEVPLQLSVGANWMTADGLVSQSAVMQNTDYPFSTLSSRYPFKVLASYPAGASLQYMRVHYVPQFLLFLVLGALAGTATYRFSLRSASPSGELQRALEAGEFIPYYQPLVDARNGSWDGVEVLMRWQHPREGLVPPDQFIPLAERVGLIVPMTSALMGQVRDDFASRVEQLPPGFHIGINITAAHCQNLHRLEECRDFLAAFPAGHINLVLELTERQMITSTPVTEQLFAQLRELGVRIAIDDFGTGHSSLAYLREFRVDYLKIDRSFVSLIGSDALSRHILDNILDLAVRLELGLVAEGVETVEQSTYLSQHGVQFLQGYLFARPMPAPALFKALEMPPRPG; this comes from the coding sequence ATGCCCTTCTCCACCCTTCGCTCGCGCGGACGCGCTCGGCGGCTGAGCACCTCGCTGAGTGTGGCGGCGCTGCCACTGCTGCTGGGCATGCCACTGATGTACTGGCAGGCCGCGACGCTACTGACTGATCGCGCACAAAAGAGCGCACTGGGTGCCCAGGCACAGCTTGAAGGGGTACTCGACAATGCGGCGCAGGCGGCTAATGCGGTGGTCGAACTCGCGGGCCGCTCCTGCACAGAAGTGGAACCGCAACTTCGTCGCGAGGCCACCGCCAGCCCCTTCGCCCGCTCGGTCAACCTGGTGCATGATGGCATCATTTACTGCACCTCGCTGATGGGCCCTTACGACATTGCCGAAGAGCCTGCCGCCTACAGCGACGGCCGCCTGCGCTTGATGCCGGGCAACCCGGTCACCCCGGAACGCGCCGTGCTGGTCTACCGACAGAGCGATGCCAACGGCAGCGTGCTTATCGGTATCGACGGCCAGCACCTGAACAACCTGCTGCAGGTCAATGGCCAGGAAGTGCCCCTGCAGCTCTCGGTCGGCGCGAACTGGATGACCGCCGATGGCCTGGTCAGCCAGAGCGCAGTGATGCAAAACACCGACTACCCCTTCAGCACCCTGTCTTCGCGCTATCCGTTCAAGGTACTCGCCAGCTATCCCGCTGGCGCCTCGCTGCAGTACATGCGTGTCCACTATGTGCCGCAGTTCCTGCTGTTTCTGGTGCTGGGCGCGCTGGCCGGCACTGCGACCTATCGTTTCAGCCTGCGCTCGGCCTCGCCCAGCGGCGAGCTGCAGCGCGCCCTGGAAGCCGGCGAATTCATTCCCTACTACCAGCCGCTGGTGGATGCTCGCAACGGCAGCTGGGATGGCGTGGAAGTGCTGATGCGTTGGCAGCATCCCAGAGAAGGCCTGGTGCCGCCGGATCAATTTATCCCCCTGGCCGAGCGTGTGGGGCTGATCGTACCCATGACCAGCGCGCTGATGGGTCAGGTACGCGACGACTTCGCCAGCCGGGTGGAGCAGCTGCCGCCAGGCTTTCATATCGGCATCAACATCACCGCGGCGCACTGCCAGAATCTGCATCGGCTGGAAGAGTGTCGCGACTTTCTGGCGGCCTTCCCGGCCGGGCACATCAACCTCGTGCTGGAGCTCACCGAACGGCAGATGATCACCTCCACCCCAGTGACCGAACAGCTGTTCGCCCAGCTGCGCGAGCTGGGCGTGCGCATCGCCATCGATGATTTCGGCACCGGCCACTCCAGCCTCGCCTACCTGCGTGAATTTCGCGTCGACTACCTGAAGATCGACCGCAGCTTCGTCTCCCTGATCGGCTCAGACGCCCTGTCCCGGCATATCCTCGACAACATCCTCGACCTGGCGGTGCGCCTGGAGCTCGGCCTGGTCGCCGAAGGTGTGGAAACCGTCGAACAGAGTACCTACCTCAGTCAGCACGGCGTGCAGTTCCTGCAGGGCTACCTGTTCGCCAGGCCGATGCCGGCACCGGCGTTGTTCAAGGCTCTGGAAATGCCACCTCGGCCTGGCTGA
- a CDS encoding ABC transporter substrate-binding protein: MKKIALLGALALSLLSPLTMAQEAKALRIGIEAAYPPFAYKTPDGNITGFDYDIGVALCEEMKVECKWIEQEFDGLIPALKVRKFDAVLSSMSITEERKRAVDFTGKYYATPAKLAMKSGAVMNDVASDLKGKKIGVQRSSVYDRYATDVFAPAGAEIVRYSSQNEVFLDLSAGRLDGTIADSVNIEDGFLKTEAGKGFAFVGPDFTEEKYFGEGQGIAVRKGDKALADKISAAILAIRENGKYQAIQDKYFSFDVYGK; this comes from the coding sequence ATGAAGAAGATCGCACTGCTCGGCGCGCTGGCACTATCCCTGCTGTCGCCGCTGACCATGGCCCAGGAGGCCAAGGCGCTGCGTATCGGTATCGAAGCGGCCTACCCGCCGTTCGCCTACAAGACTCCCGACGGCAACATCACCGGCTTCGACTACGACATCGGTGTGGCCCTGTGTGAAGAAATGAAGGTCGAGTGCAAGTGGATCGAGCAGGAGTTCGATGGCCTGATCCCGGCCCTGAAGGTGCGCAAGTTCGACGCCGTGCTGTCGTCGATGTCGATCACCGAAGAGCGCAAGCGCGCCGTGGACTTCACTGGCAAGTACTACGCCACCCCCGCCAAGCTGGCGATGAAGAGCGGCGCGGTGATGAACGACGTGGCCAGCGACCTCAAGGGCAAGAAGATCGGCGTGCAGCGCTCCTCCGTGTATGACCGCTATGCCACCGATGTCTTCGCCCCGGCCGGTGCCGAGATCGTGCGCTACAGCTCGCAGAACGAAGTGTTCCTGGACCTCAGTGCCGGTCGCCTGGACGGCACCATCGCCGATTCGGTGAACATCGAAGACGGCTTCCTGAAAACCGAGGCCGGCAAGGGCTTCGCCTTCGTGGGCCCGGATTTCACCGAAGAGAAGTACTTCGGCGAAGGCCAGGGCATCGCCGTGCGCAAGGGCGACAAGGCGCTGGCCGACAAGATCAGCGCCGCGATCCTGGCCATCCGCGAGAACGGCAAGTACCAGGCCATTCAGGACAAATACTTCAGCTTCGACGTCTACGGCAAGTAA
- the acs gene encoding acetate--CoA ligase, with the protein MSAASLYPVRPEVAANTMTDEATYKAMYQQSVINPDGFWREQAQRLDWIKPFTKVKQTSFDDHHVDIKWFADGTLNVSYNCLDRHLEERGDQIAIIWEGDDPSEHKEITYRQLHEQVCKFANALRGQDVHRGDVVTIYMPMIPEAVVAMLACARIGAIHSVVFGGFSPEALAGRIIDCQSKVVITADEGLRGGKKIPLKANVDDALTNPETRSIQKVIVVQRTGSDIKWNQHRDIWFEDLMKVAGSVCAPKEMGAEEALFILYTSGSTGKPKGVLHTTGGYLLYAALTHERVFDYKPGDVYWCTADVGWVTGHSYIVYGPLANGATTLLFEGIPNYPDVTRVSKIIDKHKVNILYTAPTAIRAMMAQGEAAVAGADGSSLRLLGSVGEPINPEAWDWYYRNVGKERCPIVDTWWQTETGGILISPLPGATALKPGSATRPFFGVVPALVDNLGNLIEGAAEGNLVILDSWPGQSRSLYGDHDRFVDTYFKTFKGMYFTGDGARRDEDGYWWITGRVDDVLNVSGHRMGTAEVESAMVAHPKVAEAAVVGVPHDIKGQGIYVYVTLNQGQEPSEQLRQELKAWVRKEIGPIATPDVIQWAPGLPKTRSGKIMRRILRKIATAEYDSLGDISTLADPGVVQHLIDTHKSMQSACA; encoded by the coding sequence ATGAGTGCTGCGTCCCTGTATCCCGTGCGCCCCGAGGTGGCGGCCAATACGATGACTGACGAGGCCACCTACAAGGCCATGTACCAGCAGTCGGTGATCAACCCCGATGGCTTCTGGCGCGAGCAGGCGCAGCGCCTCGACTGGATCAAGCCGTTCACCAAGGTCAAGCAGACTTCCTTCGACGACCATCACGTCGATATCAAATGGTTCGCCGACGGCACCCTGAACGTTTCCTACAACTGCCTGGACCGTCACCTGGAAGAGCGTGGCGATCAGATCGCGATCATCTGGGAAGGCGACGACCCGTCCGAGCACAAGGAAATCACCTACCGCCAGCTGCACGAGCAGGTGTGCAAGTTCGCCAACGCCCTGCGTGGCCAGGACGTGCACCGTGGCGACGTGGTGACCATCTACATGCCGATGATCCCCGAAGCGGTGGTGGCCATGCTGGCCTGCGCGCGCATCGGCGCCATTCACTCCGTGGTGTTCGGCGGCTTTTCGCCCGAAGCCCTGGCCGGACGCATCATAGACTGCCAGTCCAAGGTGGTGATCACCGCGGACGAAGGCCTGCGCGGCGGCAAGAAGATCCCGCTCAAGGCCAACGTCGACGACGCCCTGACCAACCCCGAGACCCGCAGCATCCAGAAGGTCATCGTGGTGCAGCGCACCGGCTCCGACATCAAGTGGAACCAGCACCGCGACATCTGGTTCGAGGACCTGATGAAGGTCGCCGGCAGCGTCTGCGCGCCGAAGGAAATGGGCGCCGAGGAAGCGCTGTTCATCCTCTACACCTCCGGCTCCACCGGCAAGCCCAAGGGTGTGCTGCACACCACCGGCGGCTACCTGCTGTACGCGGCGCTGACCCACGAGCGGGTGTTCGACTACAAACCAGGCGACGTCTACTGGTGCACCGCCGACGTGGGCTGGGTCACCGGCCACAGCTACATCGTCTACGGCCCGCTGGCCAACGGCGCGACCACCCTGCTGTTCGAAGGCATCCCCAACTACCCGGACGTGACCCGTGTGTCGAAGATCATCGACAAGCACAAGGTCAACATCCTCTACACCGCACCGACCGCGATCCGCGCCATGATGGCCCAGGGCGAAGCGGCCGTGGCCGGCGCCGACGGCTCCAGCTTGCGCCTGCTGGGCTCGGTGGGCGAGCCGATCAACCCGGAAGCCTGGGACTGGTACTACCGCAACGTCGGCAAGGAGCGTTGCCCGATCGTGGACACCTGGTGGCAGACCGAGACCGGCGGCATCCTCATCAGCCCGCTGCCGGGCGCCACTGCGCTGAAGCCGGGCTCGGCGACCCGTCCGTTCTTCGGTGTGGTGCCGGCGCTGGTCGACAACCTTGGCAACCTGATCGAAGGCGCCGCCGAGGGCAACCTGGTGATCCTCGATTCCTGGCCGGGCCAGTCGCGCAGCCTGTACGGCGACCACGACCGTTTCGTCGATACCTACTTCAAGACTTTCAAGGGCATGTACTTCACCGGCGACGGTGCGCGCCGCGACGAAGATGGCTACTGGTGGATCACCGGCCGCGTCGATGACGTGCTCAACGTGTCGGGCCACCGCATGGGCACCGCCGAGGTGGAAAGCGCCATGGTCGCTCATCCGAAGGTCGCCGAAGCGGCGGTGGTCGGCGTACCGCACGACATCAAGGGGCAGGGCATCTACGTCTACGTGACCCTGAACCAGGGCCAGGAGCCGTCCGAGCAGCTGCGCCAGGAGCTCAAGGCCTGGGTACGCAAGGAAATCGGTCCGATCGCCACGCCGGACGTGATCCAGTGGGCGCCGGGGCTGCCCAAGACCCGTTCGGGCAAGATCATGCGCCGCATCCTGCGCAAGATCGCCACGGCCGAGTACGACAGCCTTGGCGACATCTCCACCCTGGCCGACCCGGGTGTGGTGCAACACCTGATCGACACCCACAAGTCGATGCAGAGCGCCTGCGCCTGA
- a CDS encoding ABC transporter permease translates to MLNGYGSSIIEGAWLTLILALTSMAVAIVLGLIGAAFRLSPVRWLAVLGETYSTVIRGIPDLVLILLIFYGGQDMVNRVAPMLGYDDYIDINPFIAGVFTMGFIFGAYLSETFRGAFMAIPKGQAEAGAAYGMSGLQVFLRILVPQMIRFAIPGFTNNWLVLTKATALISVVGLQDMMFKAKSAADATREPFTFYLAVAGLYLLITSVSLLALRYLEKRYSVGTKAAEL, encoded by the coding sequence ATGCTCAACGGCTACGGCTCGTCCATTATCGAGGGCGCCTGGCTCACCCTGATTCTGGCCCTGACCTCGATGGCGGTGGCGATCGTGCTCGGCCTGATCGGTGCGGCGTTTCGGCTGTCGCCGGTGCGCTGGCTGGCGGTGCTGGGGGAAACCTATTCGACGGTGATTCGCGGCATTCCCGACCTGGTGCTGATCCTGCTGATCTTCTACGGTGGCCAGGACATGGTGAACCGGGTCGCGCCGATGCTTGGCTACGACGACTATATCGACATCAATCCGTTCATCGCCGGTGTGTTCACCATGGGCTTCATCTTCGGTGCCTATCTGTCCGAGACCTTCCGCGGCGCCTTCATGGCCATTCCCAAGGGCCAGGCCGAGGCGGGCGCGGCCTATGGCATGAGCGGCCTGCAGGTGTTCCTGCGCATTCTGGTGCCGCAGATGATCCGCTTCGCCATCCCGGGCTTCACCAACAACTGGCTGGTGCTCACCAAGGCCACCGCGCTGATCTCGGTGGTCGGCCTGCAGGACATGATGTTCAAGGCCAAGAGCGCCGCCGACGCCACCCGCGAGCCCTTTACCTTCTACCTGGCGGTGGCCGGCCTGTACCTGCTGATCACCAGTGTCTCGCTGCTGGCCCTGCGTTACCTGGAAAAACGCTACTCGGTCGGCACCAAGGCTGCCGAGCTGTGA
- a CDS encoding ABC transporter ATP-binding protein, which translates to MYKLQVTDLHKRYGSHEVLKGVSLAARAGDVISIIGSSGSGKSTFLRCINLLEQPHAGQILLNGEALKLVPGKGGALRAADDKQLQRLRSRLAMVFQHFNLWAHMNVLENVMEAPVHVLGMGKAEARDKAEHYLQKVGVAHRKAAYPAHMSGGEQQRVAIARALAMEPEVMLFDEPTSALDPELVGDVLKVMRDLAAEGRTMVVVTHEMGFAREVSNGLLFLHQGLVEEQGDPREVLANPQSQRLQQFLSGSLK; encoded by the coding sequence ATGTACAAGCTCCAAGTGACGGACCTGCACAAGCGCTACGGCAGCCACGAGGTGCTCAAGGGCGTATCGCTGGCGGCCCGGGCCGGGGACGTGATCAGCATCATCGGCTCCAGCGGTTCCGGCAAGAGCACCTTCCTGCGTTGCATCAACCTGCTCGAGCAGCCCCATGCCGGGCAGATCCTGCTCAACGGCGAGGCGCTCAAGCTGGTGCCCGGCAAGGGCGGCGCCCTGCGCGCCGCCGACGACAAGCAGCTGCAGCGCCTGCGCTCGCGACTGGCCATGGTGTTCCAGCACTTCAACCTGTGGGCGCACATGAACGTGCTGGAAAACGTCATGGAGGCGCCGGTGCACGTGCTGGGCATGGGCAAGGCCGAGGCCCGCGACAAGGCCGAGCACTACCTGCAGAAGGTCGGCGTGGCCCATCGCAAGGCCGCTTACCCCGCCCATATGAGTGGCGGCGAGCAGCAGCGCGTGGCCATCGCCCGGGCCCTGGCCATGGAGCCGGAAGTGATGCTTTTCGACGAGCCCACCTCGGCCCTCGATCCCGAACTGGTCGGCGACGTATTGAAAGTCATGCGAGATCTGGCCGCCGAGGGGCGTACCATGGTGGTGGTCACCCACGAGATGGGCTTTGCCCGCGAGGTGTCCAATGGATTGCTGTTCCTGCATCAGGGCCTGGTAGAGGAGCAGGGCGACCCGCGCGAGGTGCTGGCCAACCCGCAATCTCAACGGCTGCAACAGTTCCTCAGCGGCAGCCTCAAGTAG